From Microbacterium sp. LWH11-1.2, one genomic window encodes:
- a CDS encoding MaoC family dehydratase, translating into MTTTVAYADVDGLAGTDLGWSEWLEVTQDRVNLFADATDDHQWIHTDPERAKDGPFGGPIAHGFLSLSLVIKFWTELFDVDGVSTKVNYGLDKVRFISPVTVGAQVRGNAVIAEVAEIPGGYQLAVDHTIEIQGAAKPAVAARSLYRFYA; encoded by the coding sequence ATGACCACCACCGTCGCCTATGCCGACGTCGACGGACTCGCCGGAACAGATCTCGGCTGGTCCGAATGGCTGGAGGTCACGCAGGACCGCGTGAACCTCTTCGCCGACGCCACCGACGACCACCAGTGGATCCACACCGACCCGGAGCGTGCGAAGGACGGCCCCTTCGGAGGACCGATCGCGCACGGCTTCCTGTCCCTCTCGCTCGTCATCAAGTTCTGGACCGAGCTGTTCGACGTCGACGGCGTCTCCACTAAGGTCAACTACGGTCTCGACAAGGTCCGCTTCATCTCCCCCGTCACCGTCGGCGCTCAGGTGCGCGGCAACGCCGTGATCGCCGAGGTCGCCGAGATACCGGGCGGCTACCAGCTCGCCGTCGACCACACCATCGAGATCCAGGGCGCCGCCAAGCCCGCCGTCGCCGCGCGGAGCCTGTACCGCTTCTACGCGTGA
- a CDS encoding long-chain fatty acid--CoA ligase, translating into MHTQGLGAWLPRRRLRNPRKAAITFGDGQQLSYAQLAHSAERMSAVLVERGVRQGDRVAYLGENSPDFLITLFATVRIGAVFVPVNTRLAVPEIAHVLTDSGARILIHDPEFAHRLERMLAAPGAPAHAIRTGSSGRDGSLGLARLIDQATEVPPLHAADDDTPAAIVYTSGTTGRAKGAVLTHANLTAVAVNNLIDYDICSDDIALMISPLFHVAALGMGALPVLLKGGTLVLERSFDAGTALDLIERHRVTMLSGVPTTFQLLADHPAWGSTDLSSLSKLTCGGSAVPSRILTAYEERGMSFSQGYGMTETSPGATSLAPEMAVHKHGSVGLPHFFTDVRVVDERGTEVTAGTVGEIQITGPNVFAGYHGLPDATAASLTSDGWFRSGDLGYIDDHGYLYVADRLKDMIISGGENIYPAEVESLIADIDGVTGAAVIGVPDERWGEAPIAVLTVGDGFDITLDTVRGALEGRVARYKLPTRIEIVDSLPRTASGKVRKNEVRALFSR; encoded by the coding sequence ATGCACACACAAGGACTCGGAGCCTGGCTCCCTCGACGCCGACTGCGAAACCCCCGCAAGGCGGCGATCACCTTCGGAGACGGGCAGCAGCTCTCCTATGCGCAGCTCGCGCACTCGGCGGAGCGCATGTCCGCGGTCCTCGTCGAACGCGGCGTGCGCCAGGGCGACAGGGTCGCCTATCTCGGCGAGAACAGCCCGGACTTCCTCATCACGCTGTTCGCAACGGTGCGGATCGGCGCCGTGTTCGTCCCCGTCAACACCCGCCTCGCGGTACCCGAGATCGCGCACGTCCTCACGGACAGCGGCGCTCGCATCCTGATCCACGATCCGGAGTTCGCCCATCGGCTCGAGCGCATGCTCGCCGCGCCCGGAGCCCCGGCCCATGCCATCCGCACCGGATCGTCGGGGCGCGACGGCTCCCTCGGGCTCGCCCGTCTGATCGATCAGGCCACGGAGGTCCCGCCATTGCACGCGGCCGACGACGACACTCCTGCGGCCATCGTCTACACCTCGGGGACCACGGGTCGGGCCAAGGGCGCCGTCCTCACGCACGCGAACCTGACCGCGGTGGCCGTCAACAACCTCATCGACTATGACATCTGCTCCGACGACATCGCACTGATGATCTCGCCGCTGTTCCACGTCGCGGCTTTGGGCATGGGGGCACTGCCGGTGCTCCTCAAGGGCGGCACCCTCGTTCTCGAGAGAAGCTTCGATGCGGGCACGGCGCTGGATCTGATCGAACGTCACCGCGTCACCATGCTCTCCGGCGTCCCCACCACGTTCCAGCTGCTGGCCGATCACCCGGCTTGGGGCTCGACCGACCTGTCGAGTCTCAGCAAACTGACCTGCGGAGGGTCCGCGGTGCCCTCGCGCATCCTTACCGCCTATGAGGAACGCGGGATGTCGTTCTCCCAGGGGTATGGGATGACCGAAACCTCGCCTGGTGCGACCTCGCTAGCCCCCGAGATGGCCGTGCACAAGCACGGCAGCGTCGGTCTTCCGCACTTCTTCACCGATGTCCGCGTGGTCGATGAGCGCGGCACGGAGGTCACGGCGGGAACCGTCGGCGAGATCCAGATCACGGGGCCCAACGTCTTCGCGGGCTATCACGGCCTTCCCGATGCGACGGCCGCTTCGCTCACTTCGGATGGCTGGTTCCGCTCGGGTGACCTCGGATACATCGACGACCACGGCTACCTATACGTCGCCGACCGGTTGAAGGACATGATCATCTCCGGCGGGGAGAACATCTATCCCGCTGAGGTCGAGTCACTCATCGCAGACATCGACGGGGTGACGGGAGCCGCCGTGATCGGGGTCCCCGACGAGAGATGGGGCGAGGCGCCGATCGCGGTTCTCACGGTTGGCGATGGTTTCGACATCACGCTCGACACCGTTCGAGGAGCGTTGGAAGGTCGCGTCGCCCGGTACAAGCTGCCCACCCGCATCGAGATCGTCGACTCGCTGCCTCGAACCGCCTCGGGCAAAGTGCGCAAGAACGAGGTTCGAGCACTGTTCTCGC